In the genome of Columba livia isolate bColLiv1 breed racing homer chromosome 10, bColLiv1.pat.W.v2, whole genome shotgun sequence, one region contains:
- the GP9 gene encoding platelet glycoprotein IX, with the protein MNKTELVTVVGFAMLLLFPPSHAEVCPPPCRCRSLGESKGLHIDCSSRQLREVPALPLHTRRLYLHNNSLSWVPPGTLDGLRGLEEVRMSDNPWNCDCHILYLKLWLEDISAASLANVRCASPAPLRMKPLRQLTGNELGVCKRFLPIKCLDFFWRDLILIAGVIITLILVAWALKFSKKLVCQINLRQYNCRR; encoded by the coding sequence ATGAACAAGACGGAGTTGGTCACCGTTGTGGGATTTGCCATGTTGTTGCTGTTCCCGCCGAGCCACGCTGAGGTCTGTCCTCCCCCCTGCCGCTGTCGGTCCCTGGGAGAATCGAAGGGTCTGCACATCGACTGCAGCTCGCGGCAGCTGCGGGAAGTGCCGGCCTTGCCGCTCCACACCAGGCGGCTTTACCTGCACAACAACAGCCTGAGCTGGGTTCCTCCCGGCACCCTGGATGGCCTGCGCGGCCTGGAGGAGGTGAGGATGTCTGACAACCCTTGGAACTGTGACTGTCACATTCTGTATCTGAAACTCTGGTTAGAAGACATCTCCGCGGCCTCTCTTGCAAACGTCAGGTGCGCGAGCCCGGCTCCACTGAGGATGAAGCCCCTGAGGCAGCTGACTGGGAACGAGCTGGGGGTTTGTAAGAGGTTCCTCCCAATCAAGTGTCTTGACTTCTTCTGGCGAGACCTCATTTTAATTGCTGGAGTAATAATTACACTTATTTTAGTAGCATGGGCTCTGAAATTCTCAAAAAAGCTGGTCTGCCAGATAAACCTAAGGCAATACAACTGCAGGCGCTGA